TAAAATAACACATATATCTTTTACTATAAAATTTAATCTATAAAACTTGGCAATTATAATTTTACTCACACATTTCATCCACACATCTACAATTAAAATCCCACAAATGGGAAGTGCTGGAATGGCCGTTACCTTGAAGTTTCCTCCTGTGGAAGCGCGGGGAGCCCAGGAAAGAGTTTTTGATAGTGTTGAGGCGAGACTTCCAGTAGGGGGCAGAGTAGGGGGAGCCCGGGGCAGAAGGGGGGTTGCTATCATCTCCTGAGGTGATTGTGCCTGACTTCTCATTCCcagcggtggtgctggtgacagTGCTGACTccgctggtgctggtgctggtggtgctgctgtggtggtgctgctgggagtgatggtggtggtggcgggaggtGCGTGGCGAGGACAGGGGTGAGGCAGTTGGTGTCACGTTGTTGGAGTGAAGAGGGGAGTGCGagccgctgttgttgttgttggcagaCCGGCGGCGACTGCAGGGAAGGGTGTGCGAGGACCTGAGGAGAGACAACATGTTAAGGTGGCCTAAGCAAGACTTGAAGTGTCTACTGCAGGGAAGAGTGTGTGAGGACCTGAGGGAGGAGAACATGTTAAGGTGACCTGAGCAAGACTTAAGGTGTTTAAACTATTAACAGCTGTAAACCATAAACATCACCATggattttgttctctttttataGTGATGGGATTTCAATTTTGGGATTCTGATGGTAGTTTTTTGATAAATGTATTAATCAATATTATGCAACTactgagaaaggaggaaatatgaggAATGGAGGTTTAGAATATGCAAGAATGTAACATGAAGatagatataaaagaaaactccCCATCACAGCCTCTCCCTAGGAAAATGCTTAAGAAAAGATGTCAGATATAattagacagacaaatacatagatagatagatagatagatatatagacagacagatagataggtagacagaaggatatatatatatatatatatatatatatatatatatatatatatatatatatatatatatatatatatatatatatatatatatatatatatatatatatatatatatatatatatatatatagacagatagatggataggtagatagatagatagatagatagatagatagatagatagatagatagatagatagacagatagatggatggatggatggatggatggatggatggatagatagatagatagacagatgggtggatagataaatagatagatagatagtagatagatagatagatagatagatagataaataaacttaTCCACCTAAAGGTTAGATTACAGGTagcaagggaaggtgaggacaggtgaaTCACATACTGGTGGGAGAGGTTTCGCCGCGGGGTGATTGGGGAACCCTCCGCCAGACGCTCAAAGTGGGACATGGTGCCGTTGACGGAGCAGGTGTCCACTCGCTTCCTGGGCGGGTCAGCAGACTCAGAGCGGTACCGGTGGATGATCTCGTTCTCGTCCTCACACGCAGGTTTCCGTCGCTTCCGGTCCAACAGGAGGAAGTAGATGACCTTCTCCGTGTTGTGGCTGTGGGGGACAAGCGGGTCACTCAGGGGAAGGATTGTGTTGACCTGTATTTAATGGGTAGCTTAATGGGTAGCTTTGAAATTCACTGCTGAATGGAGGGAGTCCAATGTGTGAGTCACCTCAGCCATACAAACTAAATAGAGGACAAGCAAGATAACAATTATATTAGTCTGTATTTTAAGTCCACAAGGAAGGTAAGAGCCAGGAAGAACTACAACAAATAAGTAAAGAGAGACTgcataagtaaagaaaacaaagaggaaaactaGTAAACCACCTAATGAAGGATCAACCAATAAGAAGAGGCACTTACCAGGGGTCGAGGAGGTCCAGCATcaccttgtccttgtccttgaaGCAGCCAAGGGAGGCCATGTTCCTGATCACATCTGGGTCAATGCTGTCCTTGGTGGGGATGATGTGGGTCTGCACCACCTCCATCATGGGCCGCTCCAGCTCCAGCTCACCTTTGCCGCCCGCGATGACCCACGCATGCTTATTGATCTCCTCCAGCTGCCGACACACAGTAATGCAGTGACTGGAGGTGTGAAAGGTTTGAAAATTATCTTGCAACCTTACAGTCACTCAGTCCTGATGTCTAAGAGGCTGTATTTTGTATCTATCAGGGtttgtggatgaaaaaaaatattgtcctGCCCTTGGATAAACTTCTCAGTGATTCTATGATACTCTAGAGGGACATGATAGTAAGTAcatgaggagtgagggagggaatgacacacacacacacacacacacacacacacacacacacacacacacacaaggagaatTGAGCCATCCTAGCTATCCCATCTACTTATGTGACAAAGAATACCATAAAATAAACATCACTCCACGTTCCCATTCTCCCAAGGGCGCAGTAAGCCATGGGGAGTGACGGCAGGGGCTTCCTCCCTCTGTGCTGACCAATGAGGATGAtgggagtgcaagagagggtgatggagagggaggagtgaggggaccactgtctgtccatctataaaGGGATGTTACTGCAAACCTTCAAGCTGGTAATGCATATTTTATTCCACCTCCTGTAACCTTGCATCGTAAACTGCCTCAGGTGTTAaatatgtaaggaaaaaaaggtatttATTTATGGAAGCACTGTGGCATAGAAGCAGGAATGGATATGTAGGTATGTAGGTATGTTACATATTTTATTTCACCTCCTGTTAGATATTTTATTTCACCTTCTGTAACCTTGCATCCTAAACTGCCTCAGGTGctaaaaatataggaaaaaaggGTATTCATTCATTGGAGCAGCGTGGCATGGGAGCAGGAATGGGTATGTAGGTATGTTTGTTATGCATTACATCAGCAATTTCAAAAAGGGTcccaaggaagaggagaaagaggggaggaaagtgaggggagataGTCCACAGCACATTCCTGGCCTCACTGCTCCCCTCTCCTCGTATTTAATTGTTCTCGTATCTCTTGCCTTATATCCTTTATACTGTTTTCCAATTTCTTAGCCCCAGTGAAGCGTTTTCAGACTCGAATTTTGggtttgggaaaagaaacataTTGTccatcacgtgtgtgtgtgtgtgtgtgtgtgtgttggagctTCACcgtgaatatttatttatttatttatctatttttcattctaGTGTATTACAGAGGCTTTGTGTATTCGGGGTCGGGCTAATAGGTGAtaggtgtgtgtatgagtgtgtggtgctttgcctgagtctggtatatagatagaacATAGATTGTGTATTACAACTgggaggaggatgtgtgtgtgattgtggaggtaatcgttgtgtgtgtgtgtgtgtgtggtgtgtgtaggaACCTTACTgtgaatcctttttttttttttttatgaaatgtaTTCTGGATGCGTATATTAGAATTAGGAGGAAGGTGTAGTGTATGTGTTTGAGTGGACGTCGCTGCGTATGTGCGTTTGAAGGGAcatcgtagtgtgtgtgtgtgtgtgtgtgtaggagcctCACCGTGAACCTCTTCTCCGGGTTGACCTCAATCATGCCTCGTAGCAGGTCCTGGCAGTCCGGGGGCACGAAGTGGGGGATGTGGAACACGCCTCGCTTCACCTTCTCCAGCAGCTGACGCAGGTTGTCGTCGTCGAAGGGCAGGGCACCCACCAGGAGGGCGTACAGGATCACCCCGCACGACCATACGTCCGCCCGCCGCCCGTCGTACTTCTCTCCCTGCGGCACGACACTAGTTCAGCACAAGGTTTTCTGAGGGTGAATTAACTGTAAAGGCTGGCAAGTGGGGTGGGCGGGCCAAAGACGTGTCCTGAGTCTTAATACAGctgacaaaggagagagagagagagagagagagagagagagagagagagagaggctagagGCGAGGGAGGTACAATGATGTTGATTAAATAATACAGAAATGGAGCAA
The Scylla paramamosain isolate STU-SP2022 chromosome 35, ASM3559412v1, whole genome shotgun sequence DNA segment above includes these coding regions:
- the LOC135090572 gene encoding serine/threonine-protein kinase BRSK2-like isoform X5, whose product is MQKENSHTPDNHQYVGPYRLEKTLGKGQTGLVKLGVQCVSGKRVAIKIINREKLTESVLQKVEREIAIMKLIEHPHVLGLYDVYENKKYLYLVLEHVSGGELFDYLVKKGRLTPKEARRFFRQIISALDFCHSHSICHRDLKPENLLLDEKNSIRIADFGMASLQPEGSMLETSCGSPHYACPEVIRGEKYDGRRADVWSCGVILYALLVGALPFDDDNLRQLLEKVKRGVFHIPHFVPPDCQDLLRGMIEVNPEKRFTLEEINKHAWVIAGGKGELELERPMMEVVQTHIIPTKDSIDPDVIRNMASLGCFKDKDKVMLDLLDPCHNTEKVIYFLLLDRKRRKPACEDENEIIHRYRSESADPPRKRVDTCSVNGTMSHFERLAEGSPITPRRNLSHQSSHTLPCSRRRSANNNNSGSHSPLHSNNVTPTASPLSSPRTSRHHHHHSQQHHHSSTTSTSTSGVSTVTSTTAGNEKSGTITSGDDSNPPSAPGSPYSAPYWKSRLNTIKNSFLGSPRFHRRKLQVPTDEVHLTPESSPELTKKSWFGSLMSTERDETYTILVKDKALATVKADLIHAFLSLELICTKVRQHITTQPRPSLARPHHQL